DNA sequence from the Cottoperca gobio chromosome 2, fCotGob3.1, whole genome shotgun sequence genome:
TCATCCTGCGTGTCTGTGAGGACCCCTGATCATGTCTGTTTAGCCCCCCCTGCGTGATGCCTGATCATGACAGCACCACCCTCTTAACCAGACAGACAAAGCGCAGACGTGTCGACATTGGGGTGAAAAGAACTGTGGCTAGTGCATTATTCAGACGTGCCAGGGAGACCCTACTCGATAGCATGAACCAATCACACGGCCTCGATCAAGACGGAGACTGCTCTTTGGTCAGTCACGGCCATGGTGTTTCCAACGGTGACGGAGAAAAGTCGAATGTTTTGAGGAAGTTGCTGAAGAGGGCCAACTCGTACGAAGACGCCATAATGCCTTTCCCTGGTGCTACCATCATCTCTCAGCTACTGAAGAATAACATGGGAAAGAATGGAGGGAGTGACTCAGGCttccaggtacacacacacacacacacacacacacacacacacacacacacacacacacacacacacattagtggtGAAATGTTAAggcaattaatcaattaaacaaTGTCAGTTTTATTATTAACCAATTCATGGTTTTAGCCGATTGAATCAACGTTGCATCTGCAATTTATCTTTCCAAACCAAACAAAGAAGCCACTAAATGCAATCATTCAGTGATCTATTATTAATTCAgtcctcctgtcctccatcACAGGGGAGTGGAGCTCTGTCCAGTGGAGGCTCAGAGATCCACGGCGAGGACGCCTGCAGCAACTCCTCCCGCGACCGGGACAGCCCGTCTGACTGCCTCTCTCCTGggcctcctcttccccctccaccttcctcctcctcctttggGCGACCGCTGCCTTCTTTGAGCCTCAACTCCCATGCCCCCTCTCagcccctctccctctctacttTTGATTTAGACAGGCTGTCGGATGAGCATCTTCGCGCCAAGCGTGCCCGCGTGGAAAACATCATCCGCGGCATGAGTCACTCGCCACTGGTCCGGCCCAACGGCGACCACAACCAAGAAATCAACCGCGAAAATGAGAATTGCAGCAACAATAGCATCAGCAGTAATGATCACAGGAGAGACACCAACAGCCACAACACCAGCAGTCACAACAACAGCAGccacaacaccagcagccacaacaccagcagccacaacaccagcagccacaacagcagcagccacaacaccagcagccaCAACCACAGCAGGAGCGACGGCCCTTCTTCCCTCCTGAGCTCTCCAGGTTCGCGGGGAGGTGTGGTCAGCGTTGGCGAAGTTTATAGGGAGAATAAGAGAAAGCAGCGCCTGCCACAGCAGCAACACTGCTTCACCCAGCTTGTGTGTTCCAggcaggagcagagacaggaagaaagaaggCAACTCAAACTGCAACTGGAGGACATGCAGGTTGGTAGACGAAGACATTAAAGCCAGACTTTACAGTGTGGAGATTTGATGCTAAAATGCAACTAAGAAAATGCAACTTTTTAAGGTGCCACAGATTCAAGTAATACCTACATGTCATCTTATTCCTTTCATTTGCACAAAAGAGATGATATATAAAATCATTAATTTTCTTGGCATACATCCAAAACAGCAAAGTACAGTAGAACAAAAATGGTGcgatgaaaaaataaatcacgtCTGTCCACCAAGTGGTTACATGTAATCTAAGGCATGTACTATTTTCATTTCTCCTACAGTGACCTTTAGGTTCAGAAGACATCTCTAACATTCTCTATCCTCTGTTGTTCAGAAACAGCTGCGTCAACTCCAGGAGAAGTTCTACCAGATCTACGActcagagacagaggaagaggaagagcacgGCGAGAGCGGAGAGGCAGACCGaggtgaagaaagagaggaagacggCAACTTGTCAGAGGACAGTATCCGCTCTGACGGCCTGGAGGAAaggcacagagacagagggcGGCATAGCAACGACGACCTGTCTGAGTTGGACCCAGGCCTGTTCCTAGATCGGGCACGAGCCCTCCTCCGAGAACAGGCCCTGATAGACGGGGAAATGGAGGAGGATGTGGACGGtagggaggaggtggagagaaatGTAGAAAgggtgatgaagaggagaggaggagcaggaggaggaaggcagTTAGCAGAGACGCTGAAGCAGGAACTGAACTGTGCCGTATCGCAGGTCGTTGACACCGTTGTCAAAGGCTTCTCCTCATCCAAGCAGGCCGTCAGTCACCACCATGGCTGCCACATCAGCACACCAGCTGCACCCTCATCTTCCTCCAACTCGTCATCTTCCTGTCCTCCACCTTTCGGCCCGCTCCCCTCCCTCACCCCGGATTTGCGCTTTGGCGGTGGGGCCCTGGCCCTCAGTATGAACGGGGATGGCAGCCCAATCCCTAACTACCACTCCTCCAACCAGAGGCTGCATTGCTTCGGGGATGTCATCGTCCCGAGCTCGTTGGATTCATTCGGTGGTTTGAGTGGCAGACTGAGTGGTGTGCCGATGCCCAACGACCAAACGGAGGCACTGCCATTGGTGGTGCGCAAGAGTggcggaggaggtggaggacagAACACTaactcctctcttcctcctcctcctcctcaccatccctccctccacccctcTTCCCTCACCGCCTCACTTGGGTTTAGCCCTCCATCCTTTCGCCACCCATTCCCTATTCCCCTTATGGGTTATCCCTTTCAGAGCCCCCTTTCACACGGGGGTGGGGCTGGCTACCCTCCAGGGCTGAAGGACCATCATCGGTCCTCCCCCGATTCTATGGACATGACCAGGGAAACTATCAGCCTCAGAACCAAAATGGCATCCCTCGGAGGGGGCCATCTcaatcatcaccaccaccaccaccaccacaggcAGAGCTCACCGGGCCAACATGGGCCAGAGGGTCTGTCCCTGTCCCTCATCAAGTCCGAGTGTGGGGACCTGCAAGACATGTCCGACATATCGCCCTACTCAGGCAGCACCGTATCCTTTTTactctacctgtgtgtgtgtgtgtgtgtgtgtgtgtgtgtgtgtgtgtgtgtgtgtgtgtgtgtgtgtgtgtgtgagagtgagtgtgtgtactttaAACCTTCAGAATGAGGTTTGTGTCTCGGAGTTAAGATTAGAATTAGGATTCAGCCTAAATCCACTCACACTTTTGAGTGTGCTGTTGATGGATACTATGGGCTCACATTGCAGAGCATTAAGGAAACGGAGGCGGTCCACAGGTGGACGATGTGAGAAGCTCCgggaacatttaaaacacagaagTTTGATTGACATCTGTCAATGCACGTAGCACATGCAGATAACCCATGCTAATATAGCTGAATGATAGAACCTAAAATATTCAGTATATCGTCATCAATTTTCATATCCgttgtactttatttatacgTCAGTGCATATTTCCGTCCTAATGTTGGGTCATTTGACTTATTTGACAAAACTAATTCAATCAGGCTATAAGGATAACATTGAGCATGTCAAACACTGTGACATAAAGAACATCCTTACTTTAACCTTTTGGTCCAAGCATTTGAAAGAGTTTAAATGGACAATATCTTATTCCCCTGCTCACAAGGTCACGTTTTAAAGGCAGTCAAACACACTGAGACATCTTAGAGGAAGCAGAggcagcaggaagagagagtCATTAATATCAATTAATCGGCATTAATTGGTTCCTGGTCTAACCCTCTTGTTTCCTCGCGAAGTGGGGAAGATGAAACGGGCCGCGATGGGTCTTGCAAGAGGGGGAAGATTAAACAGGTCCCTGCTTTCTCAAGCTCTTTTAAGTCTTTGCAGCAGGTTGTGTTGTTTAAAAGTGCTGAGAAAGGCTAGTGAGCCcctcttcaacacacacacactgtctgagACACTCTTGTGCTGTTAGGCTCTCTTTCATCACAAAGACTTTGTACATAAACACTCAAAGGAAATCATATTtcactgtgtttatgtgcgtgtgtgtgtgtgggtgtggggtAAGACCTTGTTCATAGGAGCTCAAAGCTAATCATATTTCAAAGAGCAAGGGAGAGGAACAGGTGAATGCTTTGCCTTATTGATGGAAgctttctaaatgtgtgtgtgtgggcacacTAGACGAGAAGTGTAATATCTTTACAGTTTTTAGCTAGATGTCTCCCTCCCTGCCGTTGATCTCACACTCGTTTCATTTGTTGGCCTTTGCTTGCAGTTGCTCAGCAGCTGTATGTGTTTTGCTACCTTTCACAGTGCAcgtacacgcacgcacacgcacacacacacacacacacacacacacacacaccctttcatGGTGTATGCATGTGGACAGGTGTTTGCAGGTAGCTGTTTATCTTTTGGTGCCTAACCTTTCATATGGAGAGGGCTTCTCCCAGCCACACACTTTGGCTCACGCtcgcacacacacgaacacacacaagtgcacgcttgaagaacaaagtgaaaagaaaaataagacttTGAACCTGACAAATAGGAACTCCTTGCAGCTGTGATGAGGATGTGATCACAGTGTCGTCTTCAAAGCCAATTTAGATGTTGCtttaattacaaaaaagaaatatttgacACGTCTCTTGATCCTGTTAAGCCGTTTCATTACAAAATGCTTTTCCATtcatttggaagaaaaaaaagtctttgAAATTGAACATTAGTATTTCAAAGATATTGACAACCCTTCAACCttcctatttttattttctaggtaacaaaatctaaaatagtttggtatacatttcattttaataaaataaattcagtcaattcattcatcaatattattatataataacttCTGAACAAATTAGAATATACCATGAGTCCTGGAATTATGTTGATGGACAGACAGCAATTTCAATGATAATCTATTATCAGAACAATCCAGTTATTTAGGTTACTCATCAAACAAAAGCATTCTCTGATACgtggatttgctgcttttctctgatttctataattataaatatttggcttttggactgttggtcctAGAAAACCAATAATTTGAAGTGGTCAACAGGATATTTTAacaggcttttttttgtttgatatGAAAGCTTAGTGAAATTGTTGTGACACAATCAGCAAATTGTTTTACTGACAACTgaagatacatttattttgcaaatatactatattattgtATGATATATTGTACAATCCAAACACTCTACAGCCTTCTTGGCATCAATCCTGTCTTATGTGTAgcacatgctaaacatttcGCGCAATCGTTGTTTCCTGTCCTGCTACTTTGTGCTTCGTCAAATCGTcaaattattcttattttttaaagaaattgaTGCTATTTCAGTTTGAACTTCTCTTCGTTCTCCCTCAGTCtctcttgttttgtctctttctccGCAGTAGTTCAAGAAGTGCATCCTTGTTTGGTTTGTGAGGATAAGATAGTGAAGGCATTGTCGGTGGGTTTAAGGCTTCAAGGAAGCCTGGCAGTTATGTTAAGGTGTTTTGCATCGATCATAGTTCACCTGAGAGGAACTCACCCAGCCAcacaaacagtcacacacacacacactctctcaggTCTGTGTATCTTTAATCCTTTGTACAGAGTCGAGCAGATGTCCCCCATTCATTTATGAATTTATCCCCCCTCCCAATCCACCcccattcatacacacacacacacacacacacacacacacacacacacacacacacacacacacacacacacacacacacacacacacacacacacacacacacacacacagcaacaaggTCAAGTTACAGCTGATACAGTGAGCTCTGCACAAAACCCACACTCAGACACATCCACATATGTGAATcaggataaacacacacacacacacacacacacacacacacacacacacacacacaccacacacacacacacacacacacacacacacacacacacacacacacacacaccaataggAAAGattgaggaagaggaaaaggaacaTCAGTTGCATTGTTTATTGACTCACTTGAGCTGCTATTAAAAACACACGTTATGCGCTTTTTCTAAGTTATTATATCACTTCAAATTATTTAGTGTTgttgtagtttgtttgtgttcccGTGCTTTAGTTTGTGTAAGTGCGTCAACAACACACAAAGTGTCATGTGGCCCAAACACAGAGATCATGACAGGTTGGTATGAATGTTAACTAGGTGATGGTGTTGTTCTCCGGTGACCTGACGTACCGACTGCTAAATGAATGATGGATGACAATACGGCTCACCTCTCGCTTCTCCCATTGATGCAGAAATCAGATTACTTTTAGTGTCGTAATCAGAtatcattttcctttttgtcaGCACATTTATGTTTTAGGACAACAGTACGGCCACACCCTCGTCCCACCAGTTAATAAGCACAGTTTCACTTCCTTGACTATCCTTGTTTCTGTGTAGATAATCATTTTGAACATaaaatgaaactaaaatgtctaatgtctcctctgcttcctgtcCCGAAGCTGcaccttctctcttttctttacactttattCACTTCcgttctctccctctttccccgTTCCTCTCTCCAGCCATATCGGGCCCCGGGGgtttctatatgtgtgtgtgtgagtgtgtgtttgtctgtgtgctaATTGAccttgcagggggctccatTGATTGCCTCATCTTCTCTGATAGATTATAGGGCTGTTAATGTGGTGGGGAAATGGCAGCGTGGTGGGGCACAGctgttgtcacacacacacacacacacacacacacacacacacacacacacacacacacacacacacacacacacacgcacacacacacacacggagtggcctccacaattattattttccttGTTGAGACAGTGGGAGAGACGCGGGGCTGGGGAGGCGGCAAGATGCAGGAATGAATGTGGGATTTGATCCAAAGCCAGCAGGTGCTCGTGTTTGCGTTTGCTTTGGGTATAAAATGTCGCGCCTACCAGAGAACCGGGTTCCTCTCATCGTATCTCTAAATGTTCTGTGGTCGTGTTTAACACCAGTCACCCTCCACCCGACAGTTCTACTGCTAATATATAGAAAATGGAAatcatccctccatctctaGCACTAATCACTCTGCGGTTACAGAAATCTCCTCAGCACATTGCCACTCTCACGTTCGCACTggcttttaaattattaatgatTAAAATGGAAGTAAGCTTCTGCAGTTCTCTGAGCATCCACCCGTGTCGTATGCCTGCTTCTTCCTTCCAGGTTTGAGGACACGGATTGCATTGGACCTAGTGGTACTCCCGTTTGGTTCCACTAGAACACATGCAACGAGAAGTTGTGTCATTTAGGTCGTGGGAGGACAAACTGCTTTAAACGAGCTGCGTATGATAACTGATTGCTGCTGTCGcttaaaacaaatgaagctgATAATGCTCAACGCTGACGGAGAGAAAACATATGAAGATGATTTACTTGAGGTTCTGCTACAAATGTCCCTCTGCTGTGTTCCTCAAAAATGCTTGTTGGCTCCTTAACGTGTTGTGATTCAGATTCAGGAGGGCTTGTCTCCCAACCACCTGAAGAAGGCCAAGCTGATGTTCTTCTACACCCGCTACCCTTCCTCCAACATGCTCAAAATCTTCTTCTCAGACGTCAAGGTAAGACCtcgttcctctctctctctctcctttgtctTTTTACATCTGAGTTTACTGGTCATTTTAGATGTTTAAGACACGGAAGAACGACAATGTGGTTTACTGGACACACTTGTGCATGTGGAAGTGGTTCAGACCCCGACTTGAATAGACAAGCGATGTGAGAAGTCATGGTCAGGCTGAGCGTGGGCATAAAGCGACGGGAATTCAATGGCGTCTTCAGAATCAGATCTCAAAAATCAGTGACAGATGGAGAAGATGAGCTGTTGTAAACAGGTATGCGTGTTTGTGTGGCGCATTCGGTTACAGCGCCTTTTTGTTTTATCGTTCATGATCGTGTTCTGATGTAGGATCACCAACTTTCACCGTCAGAGAGAGAGTCTTTGTGACTTCTTATTAGCATTTTATCATCTGATATTATTTAGTTTGGTGTTTTATTTGGTTAttctgtgttatgtgtgtgtgagagtcccTGTAGCGCAGATGGGTGCTCCAGTCTGTCACGTCTTTGTAGCATAATTAGAGTTTCTGGCCTTAATCGGCCTGgggttggtggggggggggggggtgttaacgcccactttccctctctcacacacacacacacacacacacacacaccctgaccTCAACCTCTATCCCCCTTaaacccaaaacacacacacaatgctttcACTCTCACTAACATGAAATGAgagtttaaacttttttttttttaaacacagaaataatCCCATTATGGTGACAGGATGCACAGGTAGAAAGGAAGaacaagaatataaaaaaggaagtaaatgaagataaacagataaacagaGTGAATAGCAAGACCAGGGAAATTAATTAGAAGGAAAAAGTAGATGATggaaagtatgtgtgtgtgtgtgtttgcgtgttgGGGGGTTTTGAGAAACTGACAGAGGGAGCGAGGCGAGGGGTCGACAAACAAATGAAAGGGATGACAACAGAACAACAGCTTTAAAACAAAGGCGCTGATTGTTCTGTGTTTACAGGCTGCTACGTGTTTTGCAAAGGAGCATACGGCTCCTCGACGGATTCAGGACGCTGTATTTAAAtgagcagccacacacacacacacacacaccagctgccCTTTGGCTCATATCTGTGGTGACCACTTCCTCATGGCAGTGCCACATCCTCATCGGCTGCTATGGCAACAAGGGTCGCTGGGACACCAGGTTGCTAGGCAAACACAAGGTTGCTAAGCCTACCTGCTCCCAGTGAGAGACGGGAGTCCATTAAGTGAGACACGGGCGCCATGAGGGCTCGATAAATCTTTAGTGTTATTGAGacaataaaagcagaaaaggtTGAATTTTGTAACCCGACACAAATCTGACAAACCAACattatttaaaactttttattctttcaaaaaactcccaTTTTGTCGGCCAACATTTGAATTAGTTGGAAATGACTGAGGGACAACCCTAAACATGTGTCACAGCGACACTGTTGAATATAGGAAATATTATCTGAAAATATTTGGGCATAAGAATGAAGGAATATCTCCCAACTTCTGAATATCAAGATTAATAGTGATTAAATTTGTGCTGACTGATTATTTTCCATAAGCAGCTTTCTTATCAAGACATACTTTAAATGATCCGAGTAA
Encoded proteins:
- the prox1a gene encoding prospero homeobox protein 1a, giving the protein MPDHDSTTLLTRQTKRRRVDIGVKRTVASALFRRARETLLDSMNQSHGLDQDGDCSLVSHGHGVSNGDGEKSNVLRKLLKRANSYEDAIMPFPGATIISQLLKNNMGKNGGSDSGFQGSGALSSGGSEIHGEDACSNSSRDRDSPSDCLSPGPPLPPPPSSSSFGRPLPSLSLNSHAPSQPLSLSTFDLDRLSDEHLRAKRARVENIIRGMSHSPLVRPNGDHNQEINRENENCSNNSISSNDHRRDTNSHNTSSHNNSSHNTSSHNTSSHNTSSHNSSSHNTSSHNHSRSDGPSSLLSSPGSRGGVVSVGEVYRENKRKQRLPQQQHCFTQLVCSRQEQRQEERRQLKLQLEDMQKQLRQLQEKFYQIYDSETEEEEEHGESGEADRGEEREEDGNLSEDSIRSDGLEERHRDRGRHSNDDLSELDPGLFLDRARALLREQALIDGEMEEDVDGREEVERNVERVMKRRGGAGGGRQLAETLKQELNCAVSQVVDTVVKGFSSSKQAVSHHHGCHISTPAAPSSSSNSSSSCPPPFGPLPSLTPDLRFGGGALALSMNGDGSPIPNYHSSNQRLHCFGDVIVPSSLDSFGGLSGRLSGVPMPNDQTEALPLVVRKSGGGGGGQNTNSSLPPPPPHHPSLHPSSLTASLGFSPPSFRHPFPIPLMGYPFQSPLSHGGGAGYPPGLKDHHRSSPDSMDMTRETISLRTKMASLGGGHLNHHHHHHHHRQSSPGQHGPEGLSLSLIKSECGDLQDMSDISPYSGSTIQEGLSPNHLKKAKLMFFYTRYPSSNMLKIFFSDVKFNRCITSQLIKWFSNFREFYYIQMEKFARQSINEGVTASEEMVVSRDAELFRALNMHYNKANDFEVPERFLEVSQLTLREFFNAIVAGKDADPSWKKAIYKVICKLDSEVPDVFKSPNCLQELLHD